The Deinococcus betulae genome includes a window with the following:
- a CDS encoding PIG-L deacetylase family protein, with protein sequence MRLMAVFAHPDDEIGCAGTLARHAARGDEVMLVWTTLGELASQFGDAPHEEVRRVRREHGAWVAQKLGAQHHFFDMGDSRMTGGRAEALLLARLYARFRPNAVITWSDDHPHPDHRMTAKIAFDAITLARIPKIINESGGGVAMPPAPDLSGDAAPESGEDLGRLDAWRDPVRFYQYYAPASPYPEVFVNVTDTLDVAVEVMAYYQTFYQWPWTAEQYRAGRAEVGRLAGVGAAERFTLRAAHLRARDYLD encoded by the coding sequence ATGCGACTGATGGCTGTCTTTGCCCACCCCGACGATGAGATTGGCTGCGCAGGCACCCTGGCCCGCCACGCCGCGCGCGGCGACGAGGTCATGTTGGTCTGGACCACGCTGGGCGAACTTGCCAGTCAATTTGGTGACGCCCCACACGAGGAGGTGCGGCGGGTACGGCGCGAACATGGGGCATGGGTGGCGCAGAAGCTGGGCGCCCAGCACCATTTTTTTGATATGGGCGACAGCCGCATGACGGGCGGCCGCGCCGAGGCACTACTCTTGGCGCGGCTGTACGCCCGTTTTCGGCCCAACGCGGTGATCACCTGGAGTGACGACCACCCCCACCCCGACCACCGCATGACCGCCAAAATTGCCTTCGACGCCATCACGCTGGCCCGCATCCCCAAAATCATCAATGAATCGGGCGGCGGGGTGGCCATGCCGCCCGCCCCGGACCTGAGCGGCGACGCGGCCCCCGAGAGTGGGGAGGACCTGGGGCGCCTGGATGCCTGGCGCGATCCCGTGCGCTTTTACCAGTACTACGCCCCCGCCAGTCCCTATCCAGAAGTGTTCGTGAATGTCACCGACACGCTGGATGTGGCCGTAGAGGTAATGGCGTACTACCAGACTTTCTACCAGTGGCCGTGGACCGCCGAGCAGTACCGCGCCGGCCGGGCGGAGGTGGGTCGCCTGGCCGGGGTAGGCGCCGCCGAGCGCTTTACCCTGCGCGCGGCCCATCTCCGGGCCAGAGATTATCTGGATTGA
- the rnhA gene encoding ribonuclease HI: MTRGRPVRSAAQKAQAAARDRLPIQAGIQPEQPIQGENVDLYSDGACDTQAGHGGWATILNYKGKELVLSGHEAGTTNNRMELRGLLEGLKMLKRPCQVRVVTDSQYLRKAFTDGWILKWQRNGWKTAGGDPVKNQDLWEDLIAQARLHALTFVWVKGHAGHGENERVDELAVQERKKLRKA; encoded by the coding sequence ATGACCCGAGGCCGACCAGTCAGAAGCGCCGCGCAAAAGGCGCAGGCGGCGGCGCGTGACCGCCTGCCCATCCAGGCCGGCATTCAGCCCGAGCAGCCTATTCAGGGTGAAAACGTGGACCTGTACAGCGACGGCGCCTGCGACACCCAGGCGGGGCATGGCGGCTGGGCCACCATCCTGAACTACAAGGGCAAGGAGCTGGTTCTGAGCGGCCACGAGGCAGGCACCACGAACAACCGCATGGAGCTGCGCGGCCTGCTCGAAGGTCTGAAGATGCTCAAACGGCCCTGTCAGGTGCGGGTGGTTACCGACAGCCAGTATCTGCGCAAGGCCTTTACGGACGGCTGGATTCTGAAATGGCAGCGCAACGGCTGGAAGACGGCGGGCGGCGACCCCGTCAAAAACCAGGACCTGTGGGAAGACCTGATTGCCCAGGCGCGGCTGCACGCCCTGACCTTCGTGTGGGTCAAGGGCCACGCCGGGCACGGCGAAAACGAGCGAGTTGACGAGTTGGCCGTGCAGGAGCGCAAGAAGCTCAGGAAGGCGTAG
- a CDS encoding DUF4870 domain-containing protein has translation MTRLPALLPEAERTPAILTHLSPLAGLLLPTLGNILGPLIAWLALRDRSRALDEQGKEALNFQLSVWLYGLVLGVLAFVLFSLGLIGGAVGAVTRPELAGLAVLGTFSTFFLFYLPVMVVLGLIPFVFMIVAVVRVSAGQPYHYPLTIRFLR, from the coding sequence ATGACCCGCCTGCCCGCCCTCCTCCCCGAAGCCGAGCGAACGCCCGCCATCCTGACCCACCTGTCGCCGCTGGCCGGACTGCTGCTGCCCACGCTGGGCAATATTCTCGGGCCGCTGATCGCCTGGCTCGCCCTGCGTGACCGCAGCCGCGCCCTGGATGAACAGGGCAAAGAGGCCCTGAATTTTCAGCTGAGTGTCTGGCTGTACGGCCTGGTGCTGGGCGTGCTGGCCTTCGTGCTGTTCAGCCTGGGCCTCATTGGCGGCGCGGTGGGCGCCGTGACCCGCCCCGAACTGGCGGGCCTGGCCGTGCTCGGGACGTTCAGCACGTTTTTCCTGTTCTACCTCCCCGTCATGGTGGTGCTGGGCCTGATTCCCTTCGTGTTCATGATTGTGGCGGTGGTGCGCGTCAGTGCCGGGCAGCCGTACCACTACCCGCTGACCATCCGGTTTCTAAGGTAA
- a CDS encoding SRPBCC family protein: MADPISIKQTIVVRSRPDVLYRLALEPRRRVQWDPNLVQADYEGPEGRLANNARVKFKFSRRLLGLRFTAKYGQLQAPQRGGWESVRHVGPLDKLTQSWVFRPMPGGTEVTMTVNARVRFGFVKVPLERILHNMVATTLLELQRRVDAQGAQLLEDMGREMQERQKAEKKAAKEAQKAAKRKK, encoded by the coding sequence ATGGCTGACCCCATCAGTATCAAGCAGACCATCGTCGTTCGGTCGCGTCCAGACGTGCTCTACCGCCTGGCGCTGGAACCCAGGCGGCGCGTGCAGTGGGACCCCAACCTGGTGCAGGCCGACTATGAAGGCCCGGAAGGCCGCCTCGCCAACAACGCCCGCGTGAAGTTCAAGTTCTCGCGCCGCCTGCTGGGACTGCGCTTTACCGCCAAATATGGCCAGCTTCAGGCCCCGCAGCGGGGCGGCTGGGAAAGCGTGCGCCATGTGGGCCCTCTGGACAAGCTCACCCAGAGCTGGGTCTTCCGGCCCATGCCCGGCGGCACGGAAGTGACCATGACCGTGAACGCCCGCGTGCGCTTTGGCTTCGTGAAGGTGCCCCTGGAGCGCATCCTGCACAACATGGTCGCCACGACCCTGCTGGAATTGCAGCGCCGCGTGGACGCCCAGGGCGCGCAGCTGCTGGAAGACATGGGCCGCGAGATGCAGGAGCGCCAGAAGGCCGAGAAAAAGGCCGCCAAGGAAGCGCAGAAGGCGGCCAAGCGCAAGAAATAG